The genomic interval ATTCTAATGCTTCGGACATCGAACTTGCCACTGCCACACCTTCTTCCCCCAGAAGGACCGATACCGCCTCCAAGATGCGGGTCACGATCACGGGTGAATCGTCAACGATTAGGAGAGAGTGCTTGGCAGGCGGTTCAGTCATGTGTTGATTCGGCAACGTCCTTCGGACCAAGGGTTACGCGCTAACTTCTACCTAAATATATCGCCGCCCATGGGGGCGGCGGTATCGGTGAGTTTCTCAATATCGAGTCCGATTCTCAGGTGCGATTCTGTAGGACGAAAGCCGATATAATGGACTTCTTTATCAGGAATTACTAGTGTTCTATCCGTCTAACTTATTTGAAATCACGTAGTGAGTGAGTTCCGCATTAGATTTTAGTTGCATTTTCTCCAATATTCGTGACCTATATGTACTAACAGTCTTGACACTCAAAGAGAGGTCATTGGCGATCTCCGTCACTGTCTTTCCAGAGGCAATAAGGGTCAGTACCTGAAATTCTCGATCTGAGAGCTGCTCATGGGGAGCCATTGTATCTCTGGAGCTTACATAAGTTGCCAGTTTTTCGGCGACTGAGGCCGTCACGAATTTCTTACCTTCTGCAACTGTCCGAATGGCCCCGACGAGATCTGTCGCGGCAGCTTCTTTATTTAAGTAGCCGCTGGCGCCTGCACGGATGACCCGTATGGCATACTGGTCTTCAGGGTGCATGCTCAGCACAAGCACCGGCAACTCGGGGCGAAGCCTCTTGACCGTGGCAAGCACATCAAGGCCTCCTCGCCCGGGCATGGTAAGATCCAACACTAGAATATCAAACCGTACGGTCTCCATTTGTTCCAGAAAGTCGGGTCCGTTCGACGCCTCACCGACAAGCGAAATGTCGGGAGTCTCAGACAGTATTTGCTTCAAGCCCTCACGGACTATCTTATGATCATCG from bacterium carries:
- a CDS encoding response regulator transcription factor, yielding MIRVFIVDDHKIVREGLKQILSETPDISLVGEASNGPDFLEQMETVRFDILVLDLTMPGRGGLDVLATVKRLRPELPVLVLSMHPEDQYAIRVIRAGASGYLNKEAAATDLVGAIRTVAEGKKFVTASVAEKLATYVSSRDTMAPHEQLSDREFQVLTLIASGKTVTEIANDLSLSVKTVSTYRSRILEKMQLKSNAELTHYVISNKLDG